One Artemia franciscana chromosome 6, ASM3288406v1, whole genome shotgun sequence DNA window includes the following coding sequences:
- the LOC136028352 gene encoding large ribosomal subunit protein uL10m-like — protein sequence MTSWNILSKVLHRQLVPSLTIVRYGHRKPNVKRPAVPSWERACMDAVTNPIFPEVITTKIPPWVKSCKDLARVTVEPEPENKYEQLLIKDVKKLLSTKKMVIVCQENSKNSYQKLDAKILLYENGMAFDTRGSNIYRKATAGTELEQCHVLFQGFTCLVHADSAENIRTFMKIEKKIPFIIALGGILDGRIVNRDELSWYASLPGIEGLHGELVSILGSFASTLSQNITHHQTALSQNLSQLAADMGKNKS from the exons TGCTTCATAGGCAGTTGGTTCCTAGCCTTACAATAGTAAGGTATGGTCACAGAAAACCAAATGTCAAAAGACCAGCTGTACCAAGTTGGGAGAGAGCCTGCATGGATGCTGTGACAAATCCTATTTTTCCAGAAGTTATAACTACAAAAATACCCCCATGGGTGAAGAGCTGTAAGGATTTGGCTCGAGTAACTGTTGAGCCTGAACCG GAAAACAAATACGAACAGTTGCTTATAAAAGACGTAAAGAAGTTGTTATCAACAAAGAAAATGGTGATTGTATGTCAGGAAAATTCAAAGAATTCCTATCAAAAACTAGAT gCTAAAATTCTCCTTTATGAAAATGGAATGGCATTTGATACAAGAGGTAGTAATATCTACAGAAAGGCAACTGCTGGCACGGAACTTGAACAATGCCATGTTCTTTTTCAAGGGTTCACTTGTTTAGTTCATGCAGATTCGGCTGAAAATATTCGAAcgtttatgaaaattgaaaaaaaaatcccctttatTATTGCTCTTG GTGGTATCTTAGATGGCAGAATTGTAAATAGAGACGAGCTCTCGTGGTATGCCAGCTTGCCAGGCATTGAAGGGTTACACGGAGAACTAGTCAGCATCCTTGGAAGCTTTGCATCAACGTTAAGTCAAAATATTACGCATCATCAGACAGCTCTTAGTCAGAAT